The proteins below come from a single Chryseobacterium capnotolerans genomic window:
- a CDS encoding choice-of-anchor L domain-containing protein codes for MIRYLPICLLFLFISNFSFSQNHQPRPIIKSQASAQSKKAGAFIDVNAPGYPESNFTIEKLVKDVLISSGTNTCVTPNVTNVKITPNHAVGEADRAWGYFHKATTNFPFKDGIVLSTGYARKAGNSFEASNSDVNGGGTDSDLAQVIGVPADDLNDAVLLEFDFVPTTSQIKFNYLIASEEYTGTYPCKYADAFIILLKPTAGGPYTNMAVLPGGAGPVSITNIHPAIGTTCGAVNEQYFGGYNNPSVVTNFNGRTVPLTAVADVVAGQEYHFKMVIADYLDHGFDSAVFLEGGSFNIGVDLLGPGGTKLPSDINVCDNVPQVLTASVNDPNLLYQWYYNGTLIPNATTNVVTATQPGTYTIEVSVPGNPCPGKASIEIHGGFTPEAHDATLLLCSTPDITTFDLSTIKPTISTTPGAIFKFYENQADALAENNNYIQNILNYDGTDGQILHVVVSNGGFCRKIVELKLFKEETPVAKLKTSAIQICPGESVTLTAEGGDTYLWSNFPGTGNMQTVTLHQTTVFTVYAIGAKGCKSLNPATIRIEVVPEIKSPLADVEMCDGDRVTLDAGAGPKYKYKWSTGATTQKIEVEKWGIYTVEIDNGFCKQIFSAKVLGAAIPYVTGVDYQTSKKTLTITAVNPPMNNIPSSLEYSIDEGITWQDSNVFSGLLDNTNYTILVRRVGTHCIGTFDFFTLQINNFITPNNDGVNDVLDLKSLGQFKNFTGSVYDRYGVEMFRFTKETPTWDGTLVGKRLPSATYWYKFTYEYPKSKTQMSWSGWIMLKNRE; via the coding sequence ATGATAAGATACCTACCGATTTGTTTATTATTTTTATTTATCTCGAATTTTTCGTTTTCTCAAAATCATCAACCCAGACCTATCATAAAAAGCCAGGCAAGCGCCCAGTCTAAAAAAGCAGGAGCCTTTATTGATGTGAATGCTCCCGGATATCCGGAATCTAATTTTACGATAGAAAAATTAGTGAAAGATGTTTTAATTTCATCTGGGACCAATACTTGCGTTACTCCTAATGTAACCAACGTGAAAATTACTCCAAATCATGCTGTAGGAGAAGCTGACAGAGCTTGGGGATACTTTCATAAGGCAACAACTAATTTTCCGTTTAAAGATGGGATTGTACTTTCTACAGGATATGCAAGAAAAGCAGGGAATAGTTTTGAAGCCAGTAATAGTGATGTCAATGGAGGCGGAACAGATTCTGATCTGGCACAGGTTATTGGAGTACCAGCAGATGATTTAAATGATGCGGTACTTTTGGAGTTTGACTTTGTACCTACCACTTCTCAAATCAAATTTAATTATTTAATTGCATCTGAAGAATATACAGGTACTTATCCTTGTAAATATGCAGATGCGTTTATTATATTATTGAAACCTACTGCAGGCGGCCCTTATACGAATATGGCTGTGTTGCCTGGAGGAGCCGGACCAGTAAGTATCACCAATATCCACCCGGCAATCGGAACCACTTGCGGAGCGGTTAACGAACAGTATTTCGGAGGGTATAATAATCCTAGTGTTGTAACCAATTTTAATGGAAGAACGGTACCGCTTACGGCAGTTGCTGATGTAGTAGCTGGACAGGAGTACCATTTTAAAATGGTGATTGCAGATTATCTTGACCATGGTTTCGATTCTGCAGTATTTTTGGAAGGAGGATCTTTCAATATAGGAGTAGATCTTTTAGGTCCTGGTGGAACCAAATTACCTAGTGATATTAATGTCTGTGATAACGTACCTCAGGTACTTACCGCATCTGTAAATGATCCAAACTTATTATACCAATGGTATTATAACGGAACTTTGATTCCCAATGCGACCACCAATGTTGTGACTGCTACACAGCCTGGGACTTATACCATTGAAGTAAGCGTTCCTGGAAATCCATGTCCGGGTAAAGCTTCTATAGAAATTCATGGTGGATTCACCCCTGAAGCACACGATGCCACATTGTTGCTTTGTAGTACGCCGGATATTACTACTTTTGATTTAAGTACAATTAAGCCTACTATTAGTACAACTCCGGGAGCCATATTTAAATTTTATGAAAATCAGGCTGATGCATTAGCGGAAAATAATAATTATATCCAAAATATTCTGAACTATGATGGGACTGATGGCCAGATTTTACATGTAGTTGTTTCAAATGGAGGGTTTTGTAGAAAAATAGTTGAATTAAAATTATTTAAAGAAGAGACACCTGTTGCTAAACTTAAAACATCAGCAATACAAATATGTCCGGGAGAAAGTGTAACACTTACAGCTGAGGGAGGAGATACTTATCTTTGGAGCAATTTCCCTGGGACAGGCAATATGCAAACCGTTACCCTGCATCAGACCACTGTATTTACGGTATACGCAATAGGCGCAAAAGGATGTAAATCTCTTAACCCTGCAACCATAAGAATTGAGGTGGTCCCTGAAATTAAAAGCCCACTGGCAGACGTTGAAATGTGTGATGGAGACCGTGTAACCCTGGATGCTGGAGCCGGACCTAAATATAAATACAAATGGAGTACAGGAGCCACCACTCAAAAAATAGAGGTGGAGAAATGGGGGATCTATACTGTTGAAATTGATAATGGATTCTGTAAACAAATCTTCTCGGCTAAAGTATTGGGAGCAGCCATTCCTTATGTAACCGGAGTAGATTATCAAACATCTAAAAAAACACTGACAATTACTGCCGTAAATCCTCCGATGAATAATATCCCAAGCAGTCTTGAATATTCTATTGATGAAGGAATTACATGGCAGGATTCTAATGTGTTTTCAGGGCTTTTAGATAATACGAACTATACTATTTTGGTAAGAAGAGTAGGAACTCACTGTATAGGAACTTTTGACTTCTTTACATTACAGATCAATAATTTTATTACGCCTAATAATGATGGAGTCAATGATGTGTTGGATCTGAAGTCTCTGGGACAATTTAAAAACTTTACAGGTTCTGTCTATGACAGATATGGAGTAGAGATGTTCAGGTTTACTAAAGAAACTCCAACTTGGGATGGTACATTGGTTGGTAAGAGATTACCTTCTGCAACCTATTGGTATAAGTTTACTTACGAATATCCGAAATCTAAAACTCAAATGAGCTGGTCCGGCTGGATTATGTTGAAGAACAGAGAATAA
- a CDS encoding choice-of-anchor L domain-containing protein — protein sequence MKDVLISGGGCASNNVSNVVVYPNLPPTNQNRSWGYFNKGTTNFPFSKGVILSTGFAKNAGNTFIGDLNDDLGTGGDSDLAAALNIPNDKLANATYIEFDFIAVSSEITFNYLFASKEYQDNFPCNITDGFALLLKKAGDPTYTNMAVLPGGAGPVSVTNIRPAYPNCGPKNEIYYGGTNTAQIETNFNGRTIPLTAKATVIPGQTYHFKMVLADFQDPNYDSAVFLDAGSFDLGVSILGPGGVKLPSSVNMCDNTPQTFTASVQVPNVTYQWFLNNSPISGATNASYTATQPGVYSVKVYIQGSSCPGEATITVVGGTSPTVQNATLTACYVTGNATFNLPVAQPAISTTAGATFAYYTTLADANAGNANTIPNPAAHQSAGGIVYVRVSNGFCAKVAELTLVKAPQMTASIVPPSVLTCANSQITLDASASVYPTGATFNWTTTGGNIVSGGTTLNPIINAPGTYTLTISQVYQPGNTTCTTVATVTVTGNSAPPNPSLTAPKLKICKGESIILTASGGATYNWGGGLPGNGNTQTVSPTVTTTYSVTAIGANGCASATPATITIEVSEPFTAKDAILHKCYQPGLTYNLKESEGQITTAAGVTFTYYVNQADANAGNASFIAAPTSYTPISANQTVYVRVSNGGCTYVVSLQLLRTAEITLTIAAPQTITCTTPQITLNASASVIPAGSTIVWTTVGGTIVSGGNTLTPVVNAGGTYTLTVTNVFQPGNLQCSYTATVTVAQDTVKPVAGLVSSEPRICEGESVTLTASGGVTYVWGNGLTGTGNTQTVSPTSTTVYTVTAIGANGCASATPATVTVLVGPPIAGVSADKVKICAGESVTLTATGGVTYNWVGLTGNGDTQVVTPTVTTEYSVFALGGNGCSSLAPAKIKIEVVPAIVSTLENVYVCAGDDGILDAGPGLNYTYLWSTGATTQTITTKIAGTYSVTISNGVCSKVFTAQLINPDLPEITNVVYNKDILTLTASNPTGGALEYSINNGVTWQESNVFNGVMENTMYHLMVRVKNAKCGTSIDYFTFVLSNAITPNMDGINDTIDFSGISGYKDFAASIFDRYGAEVFKASKGDVVWRGSLKGINLPTGTYWYRVQWENPANKKLEQRSGWILLKNRN from the coding sequence GTGAAAGATGTTCTTATATCAGGCGGAGGATGTGCCAGTAATAACGTAAGCAATGTGGTAGTATACCCGAATTTACCACCCACAAATCAAAACCGAAGCTGGGGATACTTTAATAAAGGAACTACAAACTTTCCATTCAGTAAAGGAGTTATCCTTTCTACCGGATTTGCTAAAAATGCGGGAAATACTTTTATAGGTGATCTCAATGATGATTTGGGAACAGGAGGAGACAGCGATTTGGCTGCTGCTTTGAATATACCTAATGACAAGCTGGCTAATGCGACTTATATAGAATTTGATTTTATTGCCGTTTCTTCTGAAATAACTTTCAACTATTTATTTGCTTCGAAAGAATATCAGGATAATTTTCCGTGTAATATCACAGACGGTTTTGCTTTATTATTGAAGAAAGCAGGAGATCCTACTTATACCAATATGGCGGTGCTTCCAGGGGGAGCAGGGCCTGTAAGTGTAACGAACATTCGTCCGGCATATCCTAATTGCGGACCTAAAAACGAGATTTATTATGGCGGAACAAACACGGCTCAGATAGAAACCAATTTTAATGGGCGTACCATTCCTTTAACAGCAAAGGCAACGGTAATCCCTGGGCAGACTTATCATTTTAAAATGGTGCTGGCTGATTTTCAAGATCCTAATTATGATTCAGCCGTATTCTTAGATGCTGGATCATTTGATTTAGGAGTAAGCATTCTTGGGCCTGGTGGTGTGAAGCTGCCGAGCTCCGTGAATATGTGTGATAATACACCTCAGACTTTTACAGCTTCTGTTCAGGTTCCTAATGTAACCTATCAGTGGTTTTTAAATAATAGCCCTATTTCGGGGGCAACTAATGCCAGCTATACGGCAACACAACCGGGTGTATATAGTGTTAAGGTATATATACAAGGAAGTTCGTGTCCCGGAGAAGCAACAATCACTGTAGTGGGTGGAACTTCACCTACGGTGCAGAATGCTACATTAACAGCCTGTTATGTTACTGGAAATGCTACATTTAATTTACCTGTTGCGCAGCCTGCAATAAGTACAACAGCAGGAGCCACTTTTGCTTATTATACCACGTTGGCAGATGCAAATGCTGGAAATGCCAATACCATTCCTAATCCGGCAGCTCATCAAAGTGCAGGAGGTATAGTATATGTGAGAGTGAGTAACGGCTTCTGTGCTAAAGTGGCTGAGCTGACACTGGTGAAGGCCCCACAAATGACGGCATCTATTGTACCTCCTTCGGTATTGACTTGTGCTAACTCTCAAATTACACTAGATGCTTCTGCTTCAGTGTATCCAACAGGAGCAACATTTAATTGGACTACCACCGGAGGAAATATTGTTTCAGGAGGAACGACTTTAAATCCTATAATCAATGCACCTGGAACATATACATTAACAATATCACAAGTATATCAACCTGGAAATACTACTTGTACAACAGTTGCAACAGTAACGGTGACAGGAAATAGTGCACCGCCTAACCCGTCTCTTACAGCTCCTAAATTAAAAATTTGTAAAGGAGAGTCAATAATATTGACCGCTTCAGGAGGAGCAACTTACAATTGGGGAGGTGGACTTCCAGGAAACGGAAATACACAAACAGTTTCCCCTACTGTGACTACCACCTATTCTGTTACTGCTATTGGTGCTAACGGATGTGCTTCTGCTACACCGGCTACAATCACTATTGAGGTATCAGAGCCATTTACAGCTAAAGATGCCATTCTTCATAAGTGTTATCAACCAGGATTAACCTATAATCTTAAAGAATCAGAAGGGCAGATTACTACAGCTGCGGGAGTTACATTTACCTATTACGTAAATCAGGCTGATGCTAATGCTGGTAATGCTAGTTTTATTGCAGCCCCTACTTCCTATACCCCTATTTCAGCCAATCAGACGGTATATGTAAGAGTAAGCAATGGAGGATGTACTTATGTAGTGTCTCTGCAATTGTTGAGAACAGCAGAAATAACTTTAACCATTGCAGCCCCACAGACTATTACCTGTACAACTCCTCAGATTACACTTAATGCCTCGGCATCGGTAATCCCAGCAGGTTCTACTATTGTATGGACTACAGTTGGTGGAACTATTGTTTCAGGAGGTAATACTCTTACCCCTGTAGTAAATGCAGGGGGTACATACACATTAACTGTTACCAATGTATTTCAGCCCGGAAATCTGCAGTGTTCATATACTGCAACGGTAACGGTAGCTCAGGATACAGTGAAACCGGTAGCAGGACTTGTGTCATCCGAACCTCGTATATGTGAAGGAGAGTCAGTAACTCTGACGGCCTCTGGCGGGGTTACCTATGTTTGGGGGAATGGGCTTACAGGAACCGGAAATACCCAGACGGTATCTCCAACAAGTACTACCGTGTATACCGTAACAGCTATAGGAGCAAATGGATGTGCTTCTGCTACACCAGCAACTGTTACTGTGTTAGTAGGGCCTCCAATAGCAGGTGTTTCCGCGGATAAAGTGAAAATATGTGCTGGTGAGTCTGTTACTCTTACTGCTACAGGAGGAGTAACTTATAATTGGGTAGGTCTTACCGGAAACGGGGATACACAGGTAGTGACCCCTACAGTTACTACAGAGTATTCTGTATTTGCATTGGGAGGTAACGGATGCAGCTCCCTTGCTCCGGCTAAGATAAAAATTGAAGTAGTTCCTGCTATTGTTTCAACATTGGAAAATGTATATGTATGTGCAGGTGATGATGGAATTCTTGATGCAGGGCCAGGGCTTAATTATACCTATTTGTGGAGTACTGGAGCTACAACACAGACTATTACTACAAAAATTGCAGGAACTTATTCTGTGACCATTAGTAATGGAGTGTGTTCTAAAGTATTTACAGCACAGCTTATTAATCCTGATCTTCCTGAAATTACCAATGTTGTATATAATAAGGATATTTTGACACTTACGGCAAGTAATCCAACAGGAGGTGCTTTGGAATATTCTATCAATAATGGAGTAACCTGGCAGGAATCCAATGTATTCAATGGGGTTATGGAGAACACCATGTATCATTTAATGGTCAGAGTAAAGAATGCTAAATGTGGAACCTCTATAGATTATTTCACGTTTGTACTTAGTAATGCTATTACTCCTAATATGGATGGAATAAATGATACAATAGACTTTAGCGGTATCAGTGGATATAAAGATTTTGCAGCTTCTATTTTCGATAGATATGGAGCGGAAGTCTTTAAAGCATCAAAAGGAGATGTTGTATGGCGCGGGTCTTTAAAAGGAATTAATTTACCTACAGGGACCTATTGGTATAGAGTTCAGTGGGAGAATCCGGCAAACAAGAAATTGGAACAACGCTCAGGCTGGATTTTGCTAAAAAATAGAAATTAA
- a CDS encoding T9SS type B sorting domain-containing protein, translated as MSATNIVPSGPGFSCGPINEAYFGGINMPHLGINYAGRTIPLTAIATVIPGETYHFKMVIADAKDHSLDSAVFLEGGSFDIGVKIVDETGANLPSTINMCDNAPKTLKAQLELVPGMTFQWYKDGVVIPGATNVAYVATEPGVYSIKVMVPGSQCPGEAKITVIGGTSPTVQDAVLKLCTTPTVTTFNLDAAKPMITTTPGAVVSFYTKLSDAQAQNNNNIKNTTSYTGNDGDVLHVLVTNGGFCSRIATLTLNKEATPTAGLNVAKLKICLGESVLMTATGGVTYQWKDTASVTDGTRTVTPTKTTTYSVYAIGAQGCKSLVPAEVTVEVVPAIVSTLKGGHICEGDRITLDAGSGPSYTYEWSTGETTQTISVNKPGEYTVTIKNGVCSKEFKTQVIKAVVPEIIKVNYNDRGTMILTASNPSNGVLEYSVDNGLTWQASNTFTNVPKNEIISIRVRVKNTSCVGFLEYFTFVMKNIITPNGDNINDIIDFRGIVGYKGFSGSIYDRYGKEVFKAERFRPYWDGYFQGKRLPSSSYWYQVTFEDPASKLPTVKTGWILLKNIE; from the coding sequence GTGAGTGCTACAAATATTGTTCCTAGTGGACCAGGATTTTCTTGCGGACCTATCAATGAAGCTTATTTTGGAGGGATTAATATGCCACACCTGGGAATCAATTATGCAGGGAGAACTATCCCTTTGACAGCTATTGCGACAGTAATTCCTGGAGAAACTTATCATTTCAAAATGGTTATAGCAGATGCTAAAGATCATAGCTTAGATTCTGCTGTTTTCCTGGAGGGAGGATCATTTGATATTGGAGTTAAAATTGTAGATGAAACCGGGGCAAACCTGCCATCTACTATTAATATGTGTGATAATGCACCTAAGACATTAAAAGCACAGCTGGAGCTGGTTCCGGGGATGACCTTTCAATGGTACAAAGATGGTGTTGTAATTCCAGGAGCAACTAATGTTGCGTATGTTGCCACTGAACCGGGAGTATATTCCATAAAAGTAATGGTGCCAGGAAGCCAGTGTCCGGGAGAAGCTAAAATTACCGTTATAGGAGGAACAAGTCCTACGGTACAGGATGCTGTCCTTAAGCTTTGTACAACACCTACGGTGACTACTTTTAATTTAGACGCTGCAAAACCTATGATTACGACTACACCAGGTGCTGTAGTTAGTTTTTATACTAAGCTTTCTGATGCACAGGCTCAAAATAATAATAATATTAAAAATACGACCAGTTATACCGGAAATGATGGGGATGTTTTACACGTTCTTGTTACTAACGGAGGATTTTGCAGCAGGATTGCTACTTTGACTTTGAATAAGGAAGCAACACCTACTGCCGGTCTTAATGTAGCAAAACTGAAAATATGTTTGGGAGAGTCTGTATTGATGACAGCGACCGGTGGAGTAACATATCAATGGAAAGATACAGCTTCTGTAACAGACGGAACAAGAACTGTGACTCCAACTAAAACAACAACCTATTCTGTATATGCCATCGGTGCACAAGGATGTAAGTCTCTGGTTCCGGCAGAAGTTACTGTAGAAGTAGTACCTGCTATTGTTTCTACATTGAAAGGCGGGCATATTTGTGAAGGGGACAGAATCACTTTAGATGCAGGTTCAGGTCCTTCATATACTTATGAATGGAGTACCGGTGAGACTACGCAGACTATTTCAGTTAATAAACCTGGAGAATATACGGTAACAATCAAGAATGGAGTTTGTTCTAAAGAATTTAAAACACAGGTTATTAAGGCTGTTGTTCCTGAAATTATCAAGGTTAATTATAACGATAGAGGAACCATGATTCTTACAGCAAGCAATCCTAGTAACGGGGTGTTGGAATATTCTGTAGATAATGGACTTACATGGCAGGCTTCCAATACATTTACAAACGTGCCTAAAAACGAAATAATTTCTATTCGTGTGAGGGTGAAGAATACAAGTTGTGTAGGATTCCTTGAGTATTTTACTTTTGTGATGAAAAATATAATTACCCCAAATGGAGATAATATCAATGATATTATTGATTTCAGAGGAATTGTAGGGTATAAAGGCTTTAGTGGCAGTATCTATGACCGCTACGGAAAAGAAGTTTTCAAAGCTGAGAGATTTAGACCTTATTGGGATGGTTACTTCCAGGGGAAACGATTACCATCTTCATCATATTGGTACCAGGTTACTTTTGAAGATCCTGCGAGCAAATTACCAACAGTGAAAACAGGTTGGATCCTTCTTAAGAATATAGAATAA
- a CDS encoding choice-of-anchor L domain-containing protein, producing the protein MLYYRFKHYFFLLTFLLTSTSAFSQVSPDRKQTKIKPTGASAKAGNFIDVNVPPYPATGFFPEQLVKDILINGGSTCTTANISNVTVSPNHTIFDTNRFWGYFNRGTANFPFKDGIVLTTGYAKDAGNAFNSDMSKEPAGAGSDPDLVAATNATVELKDAVALEFDFVPNSTQVRFNYIFASEEYSGGYPCTGFSDAFALLLKKSR; encoded by the coding sequence ATGTTGTATTATAGATTTAAACACTACTTTTTTCTTTTAACGTTTTTACTGACTTCTACTTCTGCATTCTCACAGGTGAGTCCTGATAGAAAGCAGACGAAAATAAAACCTACTGGAGCAAGTGCAAAAGCAGGGAACTTTATAGATGTAAATGTTCCGCCATATCCTGCTACAGGTTTTTTTCCGGAACAGTTGGTAAAAGACATCCTGATTAATGGGGGAAGTACCTGTACAACGGCAAATATTTCCAATGTTACAGTATCTCCTAACCATACAATATTTGACACCAATAGATTTTGGGGGTATTTTAACAGAGGAACAGCCAATTTTCCTTTTAAGGATGGGATTGTACTCACTACCGGCTATGCAAAAGATGCAGGGAATGCTTTTAATAGTGATATGAGTAAAGAACCGGCTGGTGCAGGGAGTGATCCTGATCTTGTGGCGGCTACTAATGCTACTGTAGAATTGAAAGATGCAGTCGCACTTGAATTTGATTTCGTTCCTAATTCTACTCAGGTAAGATTTAATTATATATTCGCTTCTGAAGAATATTCCGGTGGATATCCATGTACAGGTTTCTCAGATGCTTTTGCCCTTTTACTGAAAAAAAGTAGGTGA
- a CDS encoding DUF1003 domain-containing protein, translated as MKKYNEKTEVLERIADSITSWIGSIQSLIVHTLLFVTSFLLPMLNIVDFDKMLLILTTVLSLEAIYLAIFIQMSVNKSHEKIEDIQEDIEEISEDIEDIQEDIEEISEDIEEISEDIEEINEDIEDIQEDIEEINEEEDDEDHNEKAKNVILKSNVSSNKNEIKALKDIIAQLKDEIDQLKKEE; from the coding sequence ATGAAAAAATATAATGAAAAAACAGAAGTTCTTGAGAGAATAGCAGACAGTATTACCTCATGGATAGGATCTATTCAGTCTTTGATTGTACATACTCTGTTGTTTGTTACTTCGTTTTTGCTTCCCATGCTGAATATTGTTGACTTTGATAAGATGCTTCTGATCCTGACTACGGTCCTTTCGCTGGAAGCTATTTATCTTGCTATATTCATTCAGATGTCTGTGAATAAAAGTCACGAAAAGATTGAAGATATTCAGGAAGATATCGAAGAGATCAGTGAAGATATTGAAGACATTCAGGAAGATATTGAAGAAATCAGTGAGGACATCGAAGAGATTAGTGAGGATATCGAGGAAATTAATGAAGATATCGAAGATATCCAGGAAGACATTGAGGAAATCAATGAAGAGGAAGATGATGAAGATCACAATGAAAAGGCCAAAAATGTCATACTAAAAAGCAATGTAAGTTCAAACAAAAACGAAATTAAAGCGTTGAAGGATATTATTGCTCAGTTAAAAGACGAGATTGATCAATTAAAAAAAGAAGAATAA
- a CDS encoding TIGR02757 family protein, whose translation MLKFEELRSFLDEKADQYNAPDFIENDPIQIPHRFSLKQDIEIAGFLAATISWGNRKSIINSANKMLDIMGNSPYDFVMNYSEKDLKDIQDKSIHRTFNGEDFSYFIKQFNRIYKENESLEALFKVKKTETNFQHAIERFRSGFLETEKHRTHKHISSPYKNSSAKRIIMFLRWMIRKDKRGVDFGIWKDIDQKYLSIPLDVHTGNISRKLGLLERTQNDWKTVEELDITIRKFDAEDPAKYDFALFGLGVTKELL comes from the coding sequence ATGTTGAAGTTTGAAGAGCTTAGAAGCTTTCTGGATGAAAAAGCAGATCAATATAACGCTCCTGATTTTATAGAAAATGACCCGATACAGATTCCGCATCGTTTCTCATTAAAACAAGATATTGAAATTGCGGGATTTCTGGCAGCAACTATTTCCTGGGGGAACAGAAAATCAATCATTAATTCTGCCAATAAGATGCTGGATATTATGGGAAATTCACCCTATGATTTTGTGATGAATTATTCCGAAAAAGATTTGAAAGATATTCAGGATAAAAGTATTCACAGAACATTTAATGGAGAAGATTTTTCTTATTTTATTAAGCAGTTCAACAGAATTTATAAAGAAAATGAAAGCCTGGAAGCCTTGTTTAAAGTAAAAAAAACTGAAACCAATTTTCAGCATGCAATAGAACGTTTCAGAAGCGGTTTTCTGGAGACGGAAAAACATAGGACTCATAAACATATCAGTTCACCTTACAAGAATTCTTCAGCCAAAAGAATCATTATGTTTCTGAGATGGATGATACGTAAAGATAAACGCGGAGTAGACTTTGGAATCTGGAAAGATATTGATCAGAAATACCTGTCTATCCCTTTAGATGTGCATACCGGAAATATTTCAAGAAAATTGGGATTGCTGGAAAGAACGCAGAATGACTGGAAAACAGTGGAAGAATTGGATATAACCATCAGAAAATTTGATGCTGAAGATCCTGCAAAATATGACTTTGCCCTGTTTGGATTAGGAGTAACGAAAGAACTGTTGTAA
- a CDS encoding ribonuclease Z — protein sequence MSTYLTILGFNSAIPTINTSPTAQLLEMEERLFLIDCGEGTQVQLRKAKARFSKINHIFISHLHGDHCFGLPGLIASFRLLGRENPLHVYGPKGIKKMLETIFQITETHRGFEVVYHELDKDYSEKIYEDNRVEVYTIPLDHRIYCNGYLFKEKPKDRHLNMKEIAKYSEIESCDYHNIKAGKDFVLSDGYVLKNEVLTVDPVPSVSYAFCSDTRYLESVISIIKNATVLYHESTFLHDLKEMADYTGHTTALEAATIAQKAQVGKLILGHFSNRYADLTVFTDEARNIFPNSFLPKALESVKI from the coding sequence TTGAGTACTTATTTAACAATATTAGGTTTTAATTCAGCAATTCCGACTATCAATACCTCACCCACGGCCCAGCTGCTGGAAATGGAAGAAAGGCTCTTCCTGATCGATTGTGGAGAAGGAACACAGGTGCAGCTGAGAAAAGCAAAAGCCAGATTTTCAAAAATCAACCATATTTTTATTTCTCATCTTCATGGAGACCATTGTTTTGGGCTTCCTGGTCTTATTGCCTCTTTTCGCCTTTTAGGAAGAGAAAACCCATTGCATGTCTATGGTCCGAAAGGAATCAAAAAGATGCTGGAAACTATTTTTCAGATTACAGAAACACACCGGGGTTTTGAGGTGGTGTATCATGAATTGGATAAAGATTATTCCGAAAAAATCTATGAAGACAATAGGGTAGAAGTGTATACAATTCCTCTGGATCACAGAATCTACTGTAATGGTTATCTTTTTAAAGAAAAACCAAAAGACAGGCATTTGAATATGAAGGAAATTGCAAAGTACAGTGAAATTGAAAGCTGTGACTATCACAACATAAAAGCAGGAAAAGATTTCGTACTAAGTGATGGTTATGTTCTAAAAAACGAAGTGTTGACTGTTGATCCGGTTCCATCAGTGTCTTATGCATTTTGCAGTGATACGCGCTATCTTGAAAGCGTAATTTCCATCATTAAGAATGCAACGGTTTTATATCATGAATCTACTTTCCTGCATGATCTTAAGGAAATGGCCGATTATACCGGACATACTACTGCGTTAGAGGCAGCAACCATTGCACAAAAAGCACAGGTTGGAAAGTTGATTTTAGGACATTTCTCTAACCGATATGCAGATTTGACTGTATTTACCGATGAAGCCAGAAACATTTTCCCTAATTCCTTCCTTCCAAAAGCTCTGGAAAGTGTAAAAATTTAA